The following proteins are co-located in the Gammaproteobacteria bacterium genome:
- a CDS encoding guanosine-5'-triphosphate,3'-diphosphate pyrophosphatase (catalyzes the conversion of guanosine 5'-triphosphate,3'-diphosphate (pppGpp) to guanosine 5'-diphosphate,3'-diphosphate (ppGpp); pppGpp and ppGpp control the stringent response during amino acid starvation), translating to MVFAAIDLGSNSFHLCVKTSDNGQWQTLLERKIRVRLAADLCQQPTLSDQAMARIFKALDSFAEDLAAWPQARIRAVGTSALRRATNGETVAHALRARYGWP from the coding sequence ATGGTGTTTGCGGCCATCGATCTGGGTTCCAACAGTTTTCACCTTTGTGTGAAAACGTCCGACAATGGGCAATGGCAAACATTGCTCGAACGGAAAATTCGCGTCCGTCTAGCGGCAGACCTGTGTCAGCAACCCACTTTGTCGGATCAAGCGATGGCAAGAATTTTCAAAGCGCTGGACAGTTTTGCCGAAGATTTGGCCGCTTGGCCACAAGCGAGAATTCGCGCTGTTGGCACCAGCGCCTTACGACGCGCGACCAACGGCGAAACCGTCGCCCACGCATTACGCGCCCGCTACGGCTGGCC